Part of the Natronogracilivirga saccharolytica genome is shown below.
TCCGGTTACCGTTTTTTCCTCATTGAAAGACGCCTCCCCCCTTCGTCCTGAAGTTGTCGACGGCGTGGATCTGCTTGTCGTCCGGGAGCTTACCGGAGGACTCTATTTCGGAGAGCCAAAAGAGATAACAGAGGTAAACGGGGAAGAGACCGGTGTAGATACCATGCGCTACTCGGTGACGGAAATTGAACGAATAACCAGAGCCGCATTTGATGCCGCACGAAAAAGACGCGGCAAGGTGACCTCTGTGGACAAGGCCAATATTCTGGCGACCTCCCAGCTTTGGCGGAAAACGGTAACCCGCATTGCCGCGGAGTACCCGGATGTAGAACTGGAGCACATGCTGGTCGATAACTGCGCGATGCAGCTCATCCGCAATCCGTCCGGTTTCGATGTCATCCTGACCGAAAACATGTTCGGAGACATTTTGAGCGATGAGGCAGCCATGCTGACCGGGTCGATCGGCATGCTTCCGTCCGCAAGTCTGGGAGACGGCACCGGCATGTACGAACCCGTTCACGGATCTGCTCCCGATATTGCCGGGAAAGACATTGCGAATCCGCTGGCCACCCTGGCGTCGGTAGCACTGA
Proteins encoded:
- the leuB gene encoding 3-isopropylmalate dehydrogenase, whose protein sequence is MSKKVVLLPGDGIGAEVVREAEKIIAHLSDHYGIGIETETHLVGGASLDAHDIPVKDEVVEACKSADAVLLGAVGGPKWDDYPSDKRPEKALLRLRKDLGLFNNLRPVTVFSSLKDASPLRPEVVDGVDLLVVRELTGGLYFGEPKEITEVNGEETGVDTMRYSVTEIERITRAAFDAARKRRGKVTSVDKANILATSQLWRKTVTRIAAEYPDVELEHMLVDNCAMQLIRNPSGFDVILTENMFGDILSDEAAMLTGSIGMLPSASLGDGTGMYEPVHGSAPDIAGKDIANPLATLASVALMFRFSLGHEKAASDIEEAISAVLNAGYNCKDMSRHARHVLSTSEMGDKILSVIIEKQDG